The stretch of DNA TTTGCGTTGATGATAAGCATTATCATTCGCTGCAAATCGGTCTGGTATCACTGTGAGCCAATCTCGTTTCAACCAAGTCTTCCTCACCCAACGGGTGATTTTGCTGCGCACCTTGCAGCGGATGGTGAATAACCACAGCACCGCCGAGGACCTGTTGCAGGAAACCTACCTGCGCGTTACCCGGGCCCTGAGCGAGCGGCCGATCGACCACCTCGAACCCTTTGTCTACCAGACGGCGCGCAACCTGGCGCTGGACCACCTGCGCGCCCGCAGGATTCAGGCCCGCACGCTGCAGGAAGATGTCCCGCTGGACGTCCTGCAAAGCGTCGCCTCCCCCGTCAGCACCCCCGAAGACGCGACACAGGCCGAGCAATTGCTCGAGCACCTGAGTGTCAGCCTCGGCCAGTTGAGCGCCCGCCAGCAGCAGATATTCATCCTCAGCCGCCTGCACGGTTGCAGCTATCAGGAGATCGCCGACAAGCTCGACGTGTCCCTGAGCACCGTACAGAAGGAACTG from Pseudomonas sp. NC02 encodes:
- a CDS encoding RNA polymerase sigma factor, which produces MSQSRFNQVFLTQRVILLRTLQRMVNNHSTAEDLLQETYLRVTRALSERPIDHLEPFVYQTARNLALDHLRARRIQARTLQEDVPLDVLQSVASPVSTPEDATQAEQLLEHLSVSLGQLSARQQQIFILSRLHGCSYQEIADKLDVSLSTVQKELKLIMAICIGVAERLDRP